In the genome of Desertifilum tharense IPPAS B-1220, the window GTTGGCGATCGTCATCAAAATAAAAGTCTTCGGGAGTGCCATAAAGATTATCTTGAAATCGGATTGCTTCAAACACCTCTTTCCGAATTACCGCTACCGAACCATTACCAATGGGGGTACGACACAAAAGATCGAGGGGTGTCACATCTTTAAGCTTAGACATCTGATAAATGCCTAATGGGTTGCCCTCTTGGTCAATAAAAGCAGAACGACTAAAACTGACTCCCACTTCTGGAGAGGTATTGAGATGTTCAACATGCTTGGCTAGTTTATCGGGAAGCCACAAATCGTCAGCATCTAATAAGGCGATATATTCTCCAGTTGCTTGGCGAATTCCGGTATTGCGAGCAGCCGCAACTCCCCGATTTTCTTGACGAACGATTGCAATTCTAGGGTCGCTAAATTGTTGGCAAATCTCTACACTCCGATCGGGAGAACCATCATCAACAATAATTAGCTCAAAGTTTTTATAACTCTGATCGAGAACAGACTGTACCGTAGACGCGATATAATCTTCAGCCTTGTAGACTGGAATAATGACGGATACTTTTTGCATCCTTTTAGTCTCCCTGATTTATACTTAAGAACGCGTCAGTTTTTAGCTCCAAACAACTCAACAGGAGACTTGATTACAATGACTTCAACACAAGCAGAGAAGCATTAACCCAAAGGTCATGATGCTGCCAAAGCGAATAGACTGAAATTCTGGCGATCGCTAAAACTACACTGACGTTAAACCTTGCCCGTAATTGTACAGTAATTTCTTCATGAATGAAGGTCAATTGATGAAGATTTGCTGACATTAATTGACAAATCTATCTAAGGTTGTTAATCTAATCTTGAGTAGCGAATTCTTCAATAAAAAACCTACTGCTTTAGACTGAGATTTAAAAAAATATACGGTTCGCAAACAAGCGTTTTCAACTTTTCAGTTGAGTGCGATCGCTTTACCCTTTCACCGCTCACAAATCAATGGGATAAACTCACCTCATTGAGTGCGATCGCGTCTATTGTGGTAATTCCACCATCTCGCGCACATTCCCTCGCACGCCACCCACCCCTTGAGCAAAGTTGCGATCCTGGGGATAGACAACCACAGGCATTCCGCCTTGGGGTGCCATCACAATTAAACCCACCCCATCGACTTTAAGACGTGGAATTAATTGCAGGCGATAGCGCTGTAACAAGATGGCTAGAACTAACTTAATCTCCATCATCGCAAAGGCTGCACCGATACAGGTTCGCGATCCAGCGCTGAATGGATTGTATTCAAAATTAGTCGGTTCCTGGGTTATCCAGCGATCCGGATCGAACTTCTCCGGCTGTGGATATACTTCGCTCATGTGGTGCGTTTGATGGATACTGACAAACACTTCAGTCCCTGCGGGCAGATCGTAACCGCCCAGGGTGGTATCTTGAGAAGTAACCCGACCATTCCAAGGAACGGGAGATAATACGCGCATCGACTCTTTAATTGCCCGTTCCAATAGTGGTAACTGCTGCAACTGCTCAATAGTCGGCGCTTCGCCGTGCAACAGGCTATCGAGTTCGTCTAATAAATCTGCTGCTACCTGGGGATGTTGGGAGAGCAAGAATAAAGTCCAGGTTAAAGCATTGGAACTGGTTTCATGTCCGGCAGCAAAGAAGACGCCTGCGTGACCCAGGAGTTCGTCTTCAGTGAGTTTTAGACCATTTTCGGCATCCCGCGCCGATAACAGCATAGAGAGGACATCAGGGGTTTCTGAGCCTTGTTCGAGTTTGCGAGCAATGAGCGATCGCATCTCGTCATCAAGTTGCGAAATTAAATTGAGAAAGCGATGATAGGGCAATCCAGGGATATCGAAAGGCAATAACACCATCAACGGTTTTGCCATCATCCCTAAGCTTTCCTGCAAGAGTTTTCCGGCATTGCTTTCGCCAATATCGTAACCAAACAGCGTCTGACTGGCCACCCGCATCGTTAACAGGCGCATCACCCCTGCAATATCGCAAACTTCCCCTACCGGAAGCTGTTCTAGAACAGCATGAGTAATCGTCACAATATCATCCCGATAAGACTCAATTCGCTGTTTGTGAAACGCAGGCATTACCAGGCGGCGCTGTTGCGTATGCGCGCTGTTATTAACCCCAAACAAACCTACCGCAAAATGCTTTAAAGGTTCCGTCCGTTCGGAAAGATGTCGCTTGCGGTACATTTTGCCCGATAGCGGATGTTTATGATAAACCTCATGCTGCGAAGTCACTTGGCGAACCAATTCCGGGCCATAGGCGAGAACCGTTCCCGGACAATTGGGAAGCGGCGAGTAAAGATGGGTTCCTCCCCCTTGAACCAGGGAAACTAGAGGGCCATAAGCTTGAAACAGTTGGCGA includes:
- a CDS encoding glycosyltransferase family 2 protein, producing MQKVSVIIPVYKAEDYIASTVQSVLDQSYKNFELIIVDDGSPDRSVEICQQFSDPRIAIVRQENRGVAAARNTGIRQATGEYIALLDADDLWLPDKLAKHVEHLNTSPEVGVSFSRSAFIDQEGNPLGIYQMSKLKDVTPLDLLCRTPIGNGSVAVIRKEVFEAIRFQDNLYGTPEDFYFDDDRQLHPSEDVECWLRMAIQTDWQIEGLAEALTLYRVNPQGCSAQLVKKLHSWETLIEKVRSYAAEQMAQWEKPAMAYQLRHLARRAVTLGDGATAVKFSHRALSTYSAIALEELPRTFLTVSASYLLWLLPKSLYHTLQNLAIDLVGSIQKRRILQERA
- a CDS encoding cytochrome P450; the encoded protein is MVATASVPKLTVPGPAVTTPLGRSLSAFRFATDSIGYSRQLFQAYGPLVSLVQGGGTHLYSPLPNCPGTVLAYGPELVRQVTSQHEVYHKHPLSGKMYRKRHLSERTEPLKHFAVGLFGVNNSAHTQQRRLVMPAFHKQRIESYRDDIVTITHAVLEQLPVGEVCDIAGVMRLLTMRVASQTLFGYDIGESNAGKLLQESLGMMAKPLMVLLPFDIPGLPYHRFLNLISQLDDEMRSLIARKLEQGSETPDVLSMLLSARDAENGLKLTEDELLGHAGVFFAAGHETSSNALTWTLFLLSQHPQVAADLLDELDSLLHGEAPTIEQLQQLPLLERAIKESMRVLSPVPWNGRVTSQDTTLGGYDLPAGTEVFVSIHQTHHMSEVYPQPEKFDPDRWITQEPTNFEYNPFSAGSRTCIGAAFAMMEIKLVLAILLQRYRLQLIPRLKVDGVGLIVMAPQGGMPVVVYPQDRNFAQGVGGVRGNVREMVELPQ